AACCTCAATATGGTGTTCTTCCTTTTTTTCTAGAGAAATTTCTAAATACACATATTTATCAACACTACTACTTTCTACTATAGGCCTCATGCCTCATAATAGAGTTAAGTGTAGAACTCTCATTAAAAAATGATGTTGctactcaaaataattttttactcGGATGAAGATTATATTATGTATCCTTTTACACCATCTCCTAACCACAAATActtcatttttctctcttagcTCTAGTTACCCATCTATATTACAATAAACTATACAAATAAAAACTTTCAAACTTGAGTAATCTATAAATTTGTCAAACTACACTTTGTTGGGTATTTTGCAGTTAATCATAATGTGAGGCCCACGATTTAGCAAATAGCATGTTGTAGTGACTCATACTTTCCAAAACCTTCCATTGaactttatattaaataacatgCACATTGCTCTCTATTAATATATGACTCATCTTCTCAGCTAcaccattttttttatgatgtaTGCCTGACTATGTGATGATGAGTAATCCCTGCAATTTTGCAGAACTGATCAAACTCAGACGAATAAAACTCTTTACaataattacaaatatcatTCGGCTTTGAATCTTTTGAAGTAGACGACTTAAtgtattttttctctttcactCGCTCATTACTTTCGCTGGTAAACAACCCAAAACTTGACTATTTGTAGTAGTATCAGCCGCCTTATGACGCAAATCTCTCGAATAAATGACAGTCTAACATCTTCCAGACTTACTATATCTTCCTACATTCGTAGGTTGAACAGACGTTGATAGAAAATTTTGTTGGTGATCCGTCTTCATAATGTAGAGACTCTCCAATTTCAACCATAACCCTTCAACCTCATTCTCTAAGAGTTCGATGATGTCATCATCTACAAGACATGACAACATTgttaaatatctattttccTCTAAAATGACAAtcttaacttttatttttgtttttgccAACAATTTCAGCGGCTCCTATAAGCCATTATGTTTCAGTAGAGCCTGCATCATGATCTGTCACGTCATCTGCAATGCACAACATAATTGttgaatatattttctctttcaaaaTGACAATCTGGACGGTTATTAATGCTCATGCCGACATCTTCAACAACTCTAATAAACCATGTTGTTTTAATAGAACTCACATCTTAATATACCCGTGAACttgtatatattaatgttaattgttGCAATCTCTCTCAATAGaaaacaaacaattgaattaatAGTTTGTTAGAACGGAATTTCAGGGATgacataaacaataaataaagaatGCATATTTAACGTGGTTAGTTTGGGAAGATGAATAAACAAGGTTTGTTTGAGAATTGGTCTGATGAGGAGTACGCGAAATTCAAACCAGATaccgaatatattaatattaaaaataaaatattttcttattaaaacttaatgtaacatttcaaattttacaACCTTACAAAATaccatcataaataatattagaaagtAATGTGAGAGATGTCGTaaacaataaagaaaaacacatattttaacgtggttcaccaaaataaatttggttatgTCTACCTAGAAAGTGAATATTATTGAGGATATTATAACATAGATAATGACATCATTATAGTATagggttatgacacgagtttatataacattcGGTCTCCACTCAAACCTTAATAGATACAAAATTGGGACCGGAAACGATACTCATCAAGACAAAGTCTTCAACTTTCTAAAGGGCACAGTTGcacatttaaataagttttaatagttataaaatcataacaaatatagaatcatattatatattatcataattatatcAGATATAGAATTGGGTCGACACGAAAACTCAAATATTCAAATCTCTACATTGACTTTAATTCTCTCCAATACCCAAATAAATTAGTCAATGCATGATTGCCATGTCCAAATGACCTAGATGTCTCAGATGCTCTAGTTGGCCAAATGAAATACTCAATGCCAAGATAACAcagatacattagtcaatgtcagataaCCCAATTGTATTAATCAATACATAGATGACCCAAATGTTCTATCTTAACTCTTTGAGAGTTGCACCTAGGACAACTTAACCGTTTATGACGTTATACAAATCCAAACAATGTTGGAACTTGTTATGAGGAAAAATGACTTGGTGAACATATCAACATGATTGTTAGTAATTccctttttttcatttattctaTTCTCACTCCTCAAAAATGATACATAACGTCATTATTCTTAGTCCGTTTATGATGGACTCAATCCTTGGCTATTCATATAACACTCAGACGGTCACATAAAATAGTTGCATGATCCTGATTTAAACCTAGATCACTAACTAGTCTTTTCAGTCACATTCCCTCTTAAACAACGTCAATGCCACGTACTCTACTTTCGTTGTAAACAAAGTCACAATAGGTTGCAGAATTGTTTTCCAACTAACAATCGAATCTCCAAAAGTGAATACATAACCAGTCATAGATCTCCTAATATCAACATCTCCAACATAATCAAAATCTGAATAACCAATAATAATCAGACATTATGTATTACCTCAATGTATGAGATTAACATCATATGTTCTTCGTAAATATCATCTTCATAGCTTGTCAGTACTCATTTCCTAATTATATCATAAATCTGCTCACAACACtcaatgtatttataaaatctaatctTGTGCAGACTCTAGCCTACATCAAACTTCATACTGCGCTAGCATAAGGAACTCAAGTCATATACTCCTTTTGAATTTGTGCCTTGCTCTTTGTTGCTACCAACATGTTATACATACAAAACTATATAGATGAATGAGTCATCATTCAACTTGTTGTAATATACATAACAATCATATGCACACATGTTGTAGTTAAGAGCCATCATAAAATTGTACAAATCTCTTATACCACTTTTTTGGAGAATGGGTGGATGGTTCTGACGTATAAACCTCTTTCTCATCAACATGTAGTGCACAACCAACCATATACTCATAACCATATATCTttaaaatagtttgactatAATCCTCCTTCACTGACATTCAGTTACATTTTAATGAATCATATACTCATAACCATATATCTttaaaatagtttgactatAATCCTCCTTAACTGATATTCAGTTACATTTTGATGAATGATTTATGACAGTTGAAAATCTTATGGTTTTGACTTTGGCAGCTCAATCTCAACGTGGTGTTCTTCCTTTTCTTGTAGAGAAATTTCTAAATTCACCTATTTATCAGCACTACTACTTTCTATTATAGGCATCACAATAGAGTTAAGTGTAGAActctcataaaaaaaatgatgttactcaaaataatttttttctcggaTGAAGACTAACTATGTATCCTTTGACACCATCTCCATAACCACAAATActtcatttttctctcttagcTCTAGTTACcccatttataatataataaactatacaaataaaaaacttttagACTTGAGTCATCTGCAAATTTGTCAAACCATACTTTGTTAGGTATTTTACAGTTAATCATAATGTGAGTCCCACGATTTAGCAAATAACATGTTGTAGTGAGTCATACTTCTCAAAACTTTCTATCGAACTTTATAGTAAAGAACATGGACATTGCTCTCTAGTAATGTATGACTCATCTCAGCTAcaccattttttttatgatcTATTCCTAACTATGTAATGACGAGCAATCCCTATGATTTTGCAGAACTGATCAAACTCAGACGAACAAAACTTTTTAccataattataaatatcatttggCTTTAAATCTTTTGAAGGAGACGacttattgtattttttttctctttcactCGCTCATTACCTCCGTTGATAAACAACCCAAAACTTGACTATCTGCAATAGTATCAGCCGCCTTATGGCGCAAAACTCTCGAATAAAGGACAGTTTAACGTCTTCCATACTTACTATATCTTCCTACATTCATAAGTTGAACAAAATTGATAGAAACAATTTGTTGGTGACCGTCTTCATAATGTAGAGACTCTTCAACTTGAACCATAACCCTTCGACTTCGTTGAGCTCGATGATGTCATCATCTACAAGACACGACAACattgttaaatatgttttttcctCTAAAATGACAATCTGAAacgtttatttttgtttttgccAACAGTTTCGGCAGCCCTCATAAGCCATTATGTTTAGTAGAGCCCGCATATTGATCTGTCACGTCATTTACAAGGCATAATATAATTGTTGAATATGTTTTCTCCTCCAGAATGACAATCTCGACGGTTATTAATGCTCATGTCGACAGCTTCAACGACTCTAATAAACCATGTTGTTTCAGCAGAACCCACATCTTGATCTACCCGAACTTGttgatattaatgttaattgttacaatttcTCTCAAtagaaaacaaacaattaaattacCAGTTTGTTAGAACGAATTCCAGAGATgacataaataacaaataaagaacacatatttaacatggttcaccaagataaacTTGGTTACACACGTCTAGAagagataatattattgaagagaagaaaacaaagaaatgaTATCATTATAATCTAGAGTTACATGTTTACATAACACTGTCTCCCGCGAAACTCAAATAGATACATAATTGAGACCAAAATCGATACTCTCAAGCAAAGTCTTCAACGTTTTAAAATATagaatcataatatatatattatcataatccTATTAGATATAGAATTTGATCGGTCCATTAACAaagttaaaatgaaaataaagttcGAAGATGAATACTCCGTAAACCCTTGCCATTCCAAGAAGAAACCAACCGTCAACTCTCTTTAACCATACCTAATAAACAACATCTTGATATAAGAGTTGTATCCAAGATTTACCTCTCAAAGTGGTAGAATgtataacaatttatatttttctgaTAAAAAGTTaacttctttaaaattaaaaaacaataaattttctttgtttttcacataataacataatttttatcgaattttcctttttcttttgttcattatCCAAACAAGACAATACCACCCGAGATAGTGTCGAGTTTAAATATTTGGGTCACTGGTCccttaaaaaaaagtaaaccAGGATTTGAACTAGTGATCTTAATAATGTTAcaacatttaaccaactaaatcAGATTACTTTTATAACTAAACATTTTTTCACCCAGCCCCCCAAACTTCAGGGACCGGCCCTGTATCGATCCCTAATGATTTTTGCAGCCTACATGTTTGTTGGAATGATGCTCACCAAGGTTGCTTagacatatataaataatgcaCAAGAGCTTGAacaacaaaagtaaaaaaaggaaagaattCTACCATTTAAggttataaaatgaaaatattctacaactcaataaaaaaactaaagaaaGTATTTACAACAAGAATCATCATTCACTACGTACCCAAAGAATGTGGAATTAGAAAATCATTtcctctttcttcccaaagaaCGGTTAAGATGCCACGACCATACAACTAAGAACACCGCGAGCACTGTTCCAACAGACGTCCAGAATATCACTAACCAAACGGGCATTCGTTTCGGAAACAGCCCTGTAGTACATTTCATTCAACATCAATTCCAATTCATAACTAAATGTCTTAACAAACAAAGAACTAACCATTTCCAAATTTGATGCAGATGAGCAATTCAACTATGCAGATTGCCAGAGAAAGCCAACAGAAAGCACCAACCTTCTTTACCGATTTTCTACACAATCAAACCAATATTAACTCTTTCTTCTCGTATAAATTACTAGAGTTCGATTGATGTGGGGAAttttttggttatttgaaggtgttatgaaatcaaataatccaATAACCTCAATCCGAACTTGACATTATAGGGTGTTTTggtattttatttgatgatttaaGAAATTTGATAGTTGAAATGATAGaaggtttgtttgaaaaaacCCAAGAATCAAACAAGTTCAATTTGCTTCCTAGATTTGCATCAATGCTTGTTTTGTTTCCTCAAATTCTGTAGGGCTGGTTTAGCTCCATGTACTTTAAAAAATGGCTAAACTTGTTTCACGTTGTCATTTCTTAGTTAATTCGGTTAAGTTATTAAACCATCtctacataatttatatatctctTTCATCTCAATTCTTTGCAAAAATATAAGACATTAACGGAGTGAACTAAGAAATGACGACGAAAAATAGTTTGAGCCAGTTTTAAAAATTGAGGAAGCAAAACGTGTTTTTGAGGTAAGTTTAGAAGGCAAAATGAGCCTCTATAAAAACAGAAAAAGGAGGAATAACCAGTTAATACCTGTCCTGCAGGTAGGAATTGTATTCACGGATGGCTGGGATTGCAATTAGCCACCACAAGATCAATCTATAGACGATGAGTGGATTTCTTGGAGGAATCCAAAGACAAAACTTGAGAAAGAATGTGTTAAGCTCCACTGTTAAGAAGCTAATACATAAGAAAAGAACTTGTATGAACCGCAAAGGGCCAAGTAGGGGATGCCACTCGTCTTTATCCCACTGGGCTGGTGTAAATTGACCTAATGTTCGTCTAACCTGAAATAGAACAGTTATTTCTCACTTATAccattcatcatcaacaacaactaaTGTTTGGAAGGAATTGCAATACCTTCCCCATAATGTTAGGTTGCCTACTTATACCAACCCATTCGTATGTTCTTCCATCGAAATATCGAACAGTGTACATTCCAGCCCAGATACctacaaattcaataaaatggTGAGAAAGGAGCATACTAGATTTCTGTTCTATGTTGAATTCTACCAACCAATTTGCTAAAGcaagtaaataacacaaatgAGAAGGACAAGAAGAAACCCTAGCAAGACCAGATATTTATAAAGGTCCATAAATGATATAGCTGATCTCATTTAATTGAGAAATTGTCTCATTGAGCCGAGTAGACAACCTTTATTCAATTATGGAAAAGCACATTTATCTgcaattttcatatataatacAAATCATCTGTAACTAACAACAAAAAAAGTGAATCCAGGATTCTCACCAAACCAGTTGCAAATAAGCACATCGAGGATGATGCTATCCCACCAGCACTCATTGAAATTAGGCAACATGTGGCGGAAGGTAAGCTGAAATCCCATTAGTGCCGTTAAGACTCGTAGGAAAgacaaaacatataaaaaaaaaacagcaaaAATGAACAGATTAGTTTGGACTTGGCCGAGACACTTACCTCCATCGACTCGAAACTTATTGAGAGTGCCCAAAGAAGAGGTTGATTGCGGATCATTATAGCTTTACCCCACCACCCCAGAATATGAGCCAGAACAAACTCATCAAAAATTGTCTCCTGTTAATGAACAAAAATAGTGACATTGggaaataacaaaagaaataaagGAAAAATTGCGTAAGAGGATTGTTAAAGAAGAAACCATACATAAACATTCTTAAACCTGTTTGTGGgattctcagcaatatatatCCGACAGTCAGAACCATAGGATCTTTCAGGGAGTTCTGCAGTAGTAAATCATGCAAATACGATTAGAAACCAAGACATTCTTTCAGTCAGTATTTTGAGAAAAAAGTTCATTATTCAGGAAGAAAATGTTTTCAACCCCAACTTATTACCAACACCAAGATCAGGATGTAGAAACTTCATGAATTGCCTAGCATCATCACGACTCTGAAAAGAAAAGAGTGGGTATCACAGGAACAGACAAACCAGAGGATGATGTGCAGTAGTAAGAAGGAATGAATCCTAATCCTGTCTAAATGAATATAAACAAGAAACCATAACTAAAAATAGAGAAGAAACTGACCTGGAAAAGAAGAAAACTTAGAGCGACAAGGTAAATAACAGCCATGCCATGAACCAGACGCCAAATTGCTGGGTGTGGTCTAATCAGTAATCTGTTATACAAAGAAACAATTCCCTCGAGTGTAAAAGCTGCATAGGCTAAAATAAGTCAAGGCTTTTATAGTCTTTGTATAAAGAAGAGGATGATATATTACAGGACAAGAAGAAAATAAGGCTTTCTGTAGAGATTTTGTCTTCCAAGTGAATCAAGAAcataaaaaacttattttgcattCAGGAAGAGAAACTTTAGAAATTTTCTTTCTAAAGCGACAGTAATGCATTCAAACTGTAAAGCATCCACACTTTTTAATCTTGCTAAGTACCAAAACGCAAATCAGTGATAACTTTAATGGGATGGAGACATGATACTTATGGAAACCTGTTTATAGAAGGAGATTAACTAGggaggaagaagatgagaaCCTTGAGCTAATATCTTTGTTGAATCGATCACAACCTAACAACCCAAAATCTTGATGAGTTGTGCTAGAAAAATAATGATTCTGTCATGGTACAAATTGTTTATAAACTCTTTCAAATGAGTCAATTCATAGTTTCCCAtcaatgaaaatatgaaaaaaaaaaacagagcCCCTACTAAGTTTCTTTATTTGTGTAATCAACAATCAGCCTCTTTGTGCTCTCAATATTTTTTCACATAAATGATACAGTTACCTTTTGAAAACAAAACTATAAAGCATCCCTTTGAGATAAGGAAAGTGGAGAAACTCACGTTGATGGGGCTTGCAGCAAGGAATAAGCAAGATATACTGCAATCATTGCCCATATACCCCTAGACAACAAAGTAAacattaagataaaatatatacaaaattcaCATCTGAGAAGCTAAACATCATAAACAACCTTTTAACTGAAGTAACAACATCTCCTAATGAACCACTTCCTGGGTCAAGAGCTCCACTTGCCCAACTGATAAACAACAGTGCATACAGAATATGATTGTTTATGTATCCAAATACAGAAACAAAATGGAAAAACTAAACATATTCAGAAATTTCTAAAACTCACACAAGAAAACATGCACCAATAAGCAGTAGAGATATTGTGTGAGGTCTGTATGCCCAAGCCGTCCATGGATCAAATTCATCTTCAAtggttgatgatgatgatgggcTGACGCATCTGTTTTCTTGAGGATAAGTAACCCTAGTCGTCCTACTTCTCATATTACCGTTCTGTTCCATGTATCACAGTCTTTGGTGTAGCAGTTGATGAATGAGAGACTGTAGAGGggaaagacaaaaaaaaaaaaaaacattgaggAAGTGAAATTGGCAATTGAAAAGATACGAAATTTGAAATGGGTAAAAGTAATGAAAGTTGGAATAGAGAAATGGAACATACGTAAGAGGAGGGATCGAGTCCGTAGGATCTGGGTGATTGGGTTCGGCGAAGATCTGGGCGTGTGTTGGTGCGGCAATGAATGACGAGAGAGTTTGAAATTGTTGGTTTTTGAGGGGGgcgactgaagaagaagaagaagtgcgAAAAGGGTGATACGGATGAAGTATTTAAACTGTGATTGTAACCAGCAATTTCAGAGGACGATATAGAGCATCTCCTTCTGCAACGGCGGCAaaaaaggaagagagagagagacggGTCAAAGAATGGATTTTTGATTCAACGATACACACGAATAGATAAAAGAAGAGAGAAGGacgacattattattattattattattattattattattattgttattgttattgttaccatcattatatatatatatatatattatttaacatcaATGACTATCTGTCTATCACCACCATTTCATCATATTATACCTTTAATTATATCTTATTTCCccataattaattcattcattcattcaatatttttttattttttttcatttggtttataTTTCATGTTCCTTTATTTGGTGGGTTTGTTTAACCcatcaaataactcaaatcaatataagttcgattttcacttaaaataatttaagttgaTAAGAAAGTATACTTGAGAGGATCGAGACCCCGACAATTTCTGACTCGAGCCAAACACGAAAAGTTCAATGTTAGAGTCAGGTACTTTTTATTCGATTCGAAATCAGGTCGacatatttaacttaattaataaacatgtcaaaattgaATCGACCTTAAATAACTCAAAGTAAATCCTTTAATCcgtttaaaattttcttttataaaattttgagtttaCCTACTCACTCATCAtttttttagggtttatgtaAACGAAATTAtcatttagttttattttaattttgtgttgaTCTCATTTTAATGCGAAATAGATATGTGATATTAAAACATAGAGTTTGATTCGAGTTGGGTCAGATCAATCGGATCGGGTTTGAgtcaattataaataagtagATTTGATTCAGGTTAGGTTAaagattttgacttaaattATTGAACATGGGAGGTTAAGGTTAATTAGTATCACTCAACTCCCTAGTCTACTGCCagaacccacaatccgacctcgACATGAATTGTCATGTATTGCTTCCaacgttaaaataaaataaaataaaataaaataaaataaaataaaataaagatgattaattttaaattattcatttttcgTGTAGTTCTCAGTTAaggttggtttgattttggtttgtgttataaatttatgagttttgtcggaaaaaaaaattcttgttgagttatttaaaatttgtttaaaatatttatttgtattttgtaagtagaatgttttttttagagTAATGACATTCACTTAAACTTAAGAAGtattaaatgtgaattaataCGTGACATTTGGTCGCACccacttattaaaatattttgttgtatttaaaatttcaatttaataaaataaagtaattatattttactattttaatagatgtattaattgatttgataatcacaaaatgttattaataagaatgaaaaactcaaaatcaaacgagctcttataattaattctattttcacatatttttatagttttattttgtttttgaaactACATCTTGACATGACATTTATCTAAaggtttaatttataatataaaaaaatagccTTACACAAAAATTCATGGATCTAGTAagatcactttttattttattagtttaaatatttttaatttgttatttataatattttaattattgaatactaaaatattttgaaatgcccatttgaagttcaacataagaattgaaaagTGGATTGGGTGTTTCATTCATGGATGATGAATAGATTTGATCGAAATTTAGATATAA
This is a stretch of genomic DNA from Impatiens glandulifera chromosome 4, dImpGla2.1, whole genome shotgun sequence. It encodes these proteins:
- the LOC124936241 gene encoding CDP-diacylglycerol--serine O-phosphatidyltransferase 1-like, giving the protein MEQNGNMRSRTTRVTYPQENRCVSPSSSSTIEDEFDPWTAWAYRPHTISLLLIGACFLVWASGALDPGSGSLGDVVTSVKRGIWAMIAVYLAYSLLQAPSTLLIRPHPAIWRLVHGMAVIYLVALSFLLFQSRDDARQFMKFLHPDLGVELPERSYGSDCRIYIAENPTNRFKNVYETIFDEFVLAHILGWWGKAIMIRNQPLLWALSISFESMELTFRHMLPNFNECWWDSIILDVLICNWFGIWAGMYTVRYFDGRTYEWVGISRQPNIMGKVRRTLGQFTPAQWDKDEWHPLLGPLRFIQVLFLCISFLTVELNTFFLKFCLWIPPRNPLIVYRLILWWLIAIPAIREYNSYLQDRKSVKKVGAFCWLSLAICIVELLICIKFGNGLFPKRMPVWLVIFWTSVGTVLAVFLVVWSWHLNRSLGRKRK